A region of Chloracidobacterium sp. DNA encodes the following proteins:
- a CDS encoding M48 family metalloprotease: MHYGIVRKFGSCLIVSSVWFSTLALPASYFGQEKPKESTKAKKDSKASNEPKASPTPASQTTLGPKDDPNQIGKRNINKGTDKFFGWLGGSKEKEMQIGRQLAMEVEQQAKLIDDPVITEYVNRVGQNIVLHSDAKVPFTIKVIDSDEVNAFALPGGFFFVNKGLILAADNEAELAGVMAHEIAHVCARHAMENQGKGAFISYASLAGMIFGGAIVSGVLQNGGGILAGLAQLKFSRGAEEEADNLGVQYLYASGYDPTGMSTMFEKLASQNKKKPGTIAKLFSTHPQAVNRRDTSLQLVARFPEKEEYVISTSEFQRVKGHLFKLTNARAGVTTDYDQNDDSKPTLKKRQPETTDGTGTIDGESSSTSDSGPPKLKKRDQTESEQPTASPAPDK, translated from the coding sequence ATGCATTACGGAATTGTCAGAAAATTTGGATCTTGTTTGATAGTCTCAAGCGTGTGGTTTAGCACGCTTGCATTGCCCGCATCATATTTTGGACAGGAAAAGCCAAAAGAATCAACTAAGGCCAAGAAAGATAGCAAGGCGTCGAATGAACCCAAAGCATCTCCGACACCGGCCTCCCAAACGACCCTAGGTCCAAAAGACGACCCGAACCAGATCGGAAAACGCAATATAAACAAGGGGACCGATAAATTCTTTGGCTGGCTTGGTGGTTCAAAAGAGAAAGAAATGCAGATCGGTCGTCAGCTTGCGATGGAAGTAGAACAGCAGGCAAAGTTGATAGACGATCCGGTTATCACGGAATATGTAAATCGCGTCGGTCAAAACATCGTTCTTCATTCGGACGCCAAGGTGCCTTTTACGATAAAGGTAATCGATAGCGATGAGGTAAATGCCTTCGCGTTGCCTGGCGGCTTCTTTTTTGTCAACAAGGGTTTGATACTTGCGGCAGATAATGAGGCGGAACTGGCCGGAGTGATGGCACACGAGATAGCACATGTGTGTGCACGGCACGCAATGGAAAACCAGGGTAAGGGAGCCTTTATTAGCTATGCGTCACTGGCCGGAATGATCTTTGGCGGAGCAATAGTGAGCGGTGTTCTGCAGAACGGTGGAGGTATTCTTGCGGGCCTTGCTCAGTTAAAATTCTCACGCGGAGCCGAAGAAGAAGCAGACAACCTCGGCGTCCAGTATCTGTATGCGTCAGGCTATGATCCGACAGGCATGTCCACAATGTTCGAAAAACTCGCTTCGCAAAACAAGAAAAAGCCCGGAACGATCGCTAAGCTTTTTTCAACACATCCACAGGCAGTTAACAGACGTGACACAAGTTTGCAGCTGGTCGCACGTTTCCCAGAAAAGGAAGAATATGTGATCAGCACGTCTGAATTTCAGCGTGTAAAGGGACACTTGTTCAAACTCACTAATGCGAGAGCCGGAGTAACAACCGACTATGATCAAAACGATGACAGCAAACCAACACTAAAGAAACGGCAACCTGAGACTACAGACGGCACCGGAACTATCGATGGTGAATCCAGTTCAACTTCAGACAGCGGACCGCCAAAGCTAAAAAAGCGCGACCAAACAGAAAGTGAACAACCAACTGCATCCCCAGCGCCAGACAAGTAA